The Amycolatopsis sp. DG1A-15b genome window below encodes:
- a CDS encoding CHAT domain-containing protein, which translates to MDETTMRDLARRLLDALPDVVTDRQEEIDVRRLLVDALARPSGEARRSLRRVFQRESVRPWVSRQRPAEQDEFKLPLGDDRPARYLTGEVLDEVAVGAAISLEVSVTRHARDLSAKLRPFAMPPDGAWVDLALRPGGLTAKTGTAERTFTPPDEAGQDSDPVLFVLEAPSPGVYRPSVRAYVGGKFVGELVMEIVAGAGGSGVTRVHSATLDDLHGNPDEIAIDIAHDGGNHYVYRLYDGNAAAPVRHTVLSDRLLEMLHTDLTSMATRRAFKDAGGARYHLANLGRKLWREAFPEAIKESLLEHLSVAKGKRMTVVSDLHAVPWELLHPSRPAETGGFLAELLPVLRRVSGDEHEYSRRLRLNPAAYVCPPTSPGVDEELKAVKRILGPDVRHLPLIGDLAGLTALLRDGRFGLLHLACHNESSARRWDRVQLGGGPFTPVDLEEARSRRSLRTTRPLVFFNACRTTGGAADTRIDSWAANFLAAGAGAFVGSVWPVRAGTARTYAEAFYSAFVGDKQPLGEASQTAREAIKHDEDPTWLAYAVYGRHSATAIGS; encoded by the coding sequence GTGGACGAGACGACGATGCGCGACCTGGCCCGCCGCCTGCTCGATGCGCTGCCCGACGTGGTGACGGACCGCCAGGAAGAGATCGACGTACGACGGCTGCTCGTCGACGCCCTGGCGCGGCCGTCGGGCGAAGCGAGACGGTCGTTGCGCCGCGTGTTCCAGCGCGAGTCGGTGCGCCCGTGGGTTTCCCGGCAGCGTCCAGCCGAGCAGGACGAGTTCAAGCTCCCCCTCGGCGACGATCGCCCGGCGCGGTACCTGACCGGTGAGGTGCTCGACGAGGTGGCTGTCGGCGCGGCGATCTCGCTCGAGGTGTCCGTCACCCGGCACGCCCGGGACCTGTCCGCGAAGTTGCGTCCGTTCGCCATGCCGCCGGACGGTGCCTGGGTCGACCTGGCCCTGCGTCCCGGGGGACTCACCGCGAAAACGGGCACGGCCGAGCGCACGTTCACCCCGCCGGACGAAGCGGGCCAGGATTCGGACCCGGTTCTTTTCGTGCTGGAGGCGCCGAGCCCGGGTGTCTACCGTCCTTCCGTGCGGGCTTATGTCGGCGGGAAGTTCGTCGGCGAGCTGGTCATGGAGATCGTGGCGGGAGCCGGCGGCAGCGGGGTGACCCGGGTGCACAGCGCGACCCTGGACGATCTCCACGGAAATCCGGACGAAATCGCCATCGACATCGCGCACGACGGGGGCAACCACTACGTGTACCGGCTGTACGACGGGAACGCGGCCGCCCCCGTGCGCCACACGGTGCTCTCCGATCGCCTGCTGGAGATGCTGCACACGGATCTGACGTCCATGGCCACCCGCCGCGCCTTCAAGGACGCCGGCGGCGCCCGCTACCACCTGGCGAACCTCGGCCGGAAGTTGTGGCGCGAGGCCTTTCCCGAAGCCATCAAGGAGTCGTTGCTGGAGCACCTGAGCGTGGCCAAGGGCAAGCGGATGACCGTGGTCTCCGACCTGCACGCGGTGCCGTGGGAACTGCTCCACCCGTCCCGGCCCGCCGAGACCGGCGGGTTCCTCGCCGAACTGCTTCCCGTGCTGCGCCGGGTCTCCGGCGACGAGCACGAGTACTCCCGCAGGCTGCGGCTGAATCCGGCGGCCTACGTGTGTCCGCCCACGTCGCCCGGTGTCGACGAGGAATTGAAGGCGGTGAAGCGGATTCTCGGCCCGGACGTCCGGCACCTGCCGTTGATCGGCGATCTGGCGGGCTTGACGGCTCTCCTGCGGGACGGGCGCTTCGGTCTCCTGCACCTGGCCTGTCACAACGAGTCCTCGGCACGCCGCTGGGACAGGGTGCAGCTGGGCGGCGGGCCGTTTACCCCGGTGGACCTGGAGGAGGCGAGGAGCCGCCGGTCGCTGCGCACCACGCGGCCACTGGTCTTCTTCAACGCCTGCCGCACCACCGGAGGTGCGGCCGATACCCGGATCGATTCCTGGGCGGCCAACTTCCTCGCGGCCGGTGCGGGTGCGTTCGTGGGGTCGGTGTGGCCGGTCCGCGCCGGGACCGCCCGAACCTACGCGGAGGCTTTCTACAGCGCCTTCGTCGGGGACAAGCAGCCGCTCGGCGAGGCTTCGCAAACGGCGCGTGAAGCGATCAAGCACGACGAGGACCCCACCTGGCTGGCGTACGCCGTCTACGGCCGGCATTCCGCGACGGCCATCGGCTCATGA
- a CDS encoding CHAT domain-containing protein yields the protein MIAEIQRVDGFEDFLATPDFGDVARAAGVQPLVYLAAAEPGGLALVVRGSAVTDVELPALTADAVRSRTEGYLRDYERFRRDTDSEELRAAWRSSLDEVARWLWDAAVAPVLDELGDPPETAVVPCGLLGLLPLHAAWTEDATTPTGRRYAVDRTAFAYGANARALAACRRRAEALSAERVLAVYDSARLAYTEPEAVIAANAFAASELLTGDPATVDAVEQGLRLSDVFHAGCHGRADFADPLRSYLLLPGDRRLELERILRMRLRLRLAVLSACESSLPGTELPDEVVGLPSGLVQAGVAGVVATMWVTGQHASALLITRFYRDWQGGSPALALAGAQRWLRDVTVAQLEQEWETALDDGAAWLPPEAGEKLLTALLDRDLAPGDRPWSGIDVWAAAAFTGA from the coding sequence GTGATCGCGGAAATCCAGCGGGTGGACGGGTTCGAGGATTTCCTCGCCACTCCCGACTTCGGGGATGTCGCACGCGCCGCGGGCGTTCAGCCCCTGGTTTACCTGGCTGCCGCCGAGCCCGGCGGCCTCGCCTTGGTCGTGCGTGGATCGGCGGTCACCGATGTCGAACTGCCGGCGCTGACCGCCGACGCCGTCCGGTCCCGGACGGAGGGCTACCTCCGGGACTACGAGCGGTTCAGGCGCGACACGGACAGCGAAGAGCTGCGCGCCGCCTGGCGCAGCAGCCTCGACGAGGTGGCGCGATGGCTCTGGGACGCTGCCGTGGCGCCCGTGCTGGACGAACTCGGAGACCCGCCCGAGACCGCCGTCGTGCCGTGCGGGCTGCTGGGACTGCTGCCGCTGCACGCTGCGTGGACCGAGGACGCGACCACGCCGACCGGCCGGCGCTACGCGGTCGACCGGACCGCGTTCGCGTACGGCGCCAACGCCCGGGCGCTGGCTGCTTGCCGACGCCGTGCGGAAGCACTTTCCGCCGAGCGGGTGCTGGCGGTGTACGACAGCGCCCGGCTGGCGTACACCGAGCCGGAGGCGGTGATCGCCGCGAACGCGTTCGCGGCGTCCGAGCTGCTGACGGGTGATCCGGCCACGGTCGATGCCGTCGAGCAGGGCCTGCGCCTCTCGGACGTCTTCCACGCCGGCTGTCACGGCCGGGCCGACTTCGCCGACCCGCTGCGCAGCTACCTGCTCCTGCCCGGCGATCGCAGGCTGGAGCTCGAACGCATCCTGCGCATGCGGCTGCGTCTCCGGCTGGCCGTCCTGTCCGCCTGTGAATCCTCGCTGCCCGGCACCGAGCTGCCCGACGAGGTCGTCGGCCTGCCCAGCGGCTTGGTGCAGGCCGGCGTCGCCGGCGTGGTGGCCACGATGTGGGTCACCGGCCAGCACGCCAGTGCACTGCTGATTACCCGGTTCTACCGCGATTGGCAGGGAGGTTCTCCCGCGCTCGCGCTCGCCGGGGCCCAGCGCTGGCTGCGGGACGTCACCGTCGCGCAGCTGGAACAGGAGTGGGAGACCGCGCTCGACGACGGTGCCGCGTGGCTGCCCCCGGAGGCGGGCGAGAAGCTGCTGACCGCCCTGCTCGACCGGGATCTCGCGCCGGGGGACCGGCCGTGGTCCGGGATCGACGTGTGGGCCGCGGCCGCGTTCACCGGGGCCTGA
- a CDS encoding SEFIR domain-containing protein yields MADESGDRAGDGDRKPPRVFVTYSHDSEQHKESVLRFCTFLRAEAGIDLHLDRWYENVRRDWSVWAIRQLTEADFILVVASPGYRRKADGWADDADGRGAQFEGAIIRDNLTRNLPAETARVLPVVLPGRNADEIPAFLHAATSSQYTVSSFTHAGAAELLAVLRGVARHPMPPRGRFVEATPGGGRPAAYRREPAHVPAAVTALLDQVCDDLAAVVHGQWRAEQRLRRLQDPAPIEIRWEPCDRPELEDHSVNIGLPPAGPRAGGRLTDIAEAFDRVPSGRLVVLGEPGAGKTVLAVRLTLDLVARRDPGAPVPVLFSVASWDPGREALHDWLVRRLIADYPGLGSRPVRGNTLAGVLVGAGRVTPVLDGLDELPTASRGAAVHRINAALDHGDPLVVTCRVEEYAAAVAGADVITAAAVLVLRRLGVGDLAEYLPRTARAEPDAGGKWDPVIAFLRRQEDARAGHLLSVLGVPLMTSLARAVYSDTAADPAELIRDERFVDPAAVADHLIDRLIPVAYDEILAQQGPPRWTAEQATRWLGFLAAHDEVFDGDGIAWWRLDRAVPRALMVVVGVVVGAACAGLPVGMVGGVAVGLPAGVAGGVASGLVNRSLAPTPSTMRLRWHGALRAARRRTERTTVPVGWPVATALVALALWIAAGPLGALVAGVTILAAFGLDAWFDVPAEVGRAASPDWLLRADRTAALSRGAARGGVIGIVVGMIMGPETGAAFGLAAIVVSVAYTAWGRFIVTRIWCTVSGRFPLRLMAFLDDAHKRGVLRRSGGTYEFRHAILRDWLHTKERRQR; encoded by the coding sequence ATGGCCGACGAGAGTGGTGACCGTGCGGGGGACGGCGACCGGAAGCCGCCGCGGGTGTTCGTCACGTATTCGCACGATTCCGAGCAACACAAGGAGTCGGTGCTACGGTTCTGCACGTTCCTGCGTGCGGAGGCGGGCATCGATCTCCACCTCGACCGGTGGTACGAAAACGTGCGCCGCGACTGGTCGGTCTGGGCGATCCGGCAACTGACCGAGGCCGACTTCATCCTGGTCGTCGCCTCACCTGGCTACCGGCGCAAGGCGGACGGCTGGGCGGACGACGCCGACGGCCGGGGAGCGCAGTTCGAAGGGGCGATCATCCGGGACAACCTCACGCGGAACCTGCCCGCCGAGACCGCGCGCGTGCTCCCGGTGGTTCTTCCCGGCCGGAATGCGGACGAAATTCCGGCATTTCTGCACGCCGCGACCAGTTCGCAATACACCGTTTCCAGTTTCACCCACGCCGGCGCCGCCGAGCTGCTGGCCGTGCTGCGCGGTGTGGCCCGCCATCCGATGCCGCCACGCGGGCGCTTCGTCGAAGCCACGCCCGGCGGCGGACGGCCGGCGGCGTACCGCCGCGAGCCCGCGCACGTCCCGGCCGCCGTGACGGCCCTGCTCGATCAGGTGTGTGACGACCTCGCCGCCGTGGTGCACGGTCAATGGCGCGCGGAGCAGCGGCTCCGCAGACTGCAGGATCCGGCGCCGATCGAAATCCGGTGGGAACCGTGCGACCGTCCCGAACTCGAGGACCACTCGGTGAACATCGGCCTCCCGCCGGCCGGGCCGCGAGCCGGGGGACGGCTCACGGACATCGCCGAAGCCTTCGACCGGGTCCCTTCCGGGCGGCTGGTGGTGCTGGGTGAGCCCGGTGCGGGGAAGACCGTGCTGGCCGTGCGCTTGACCTTGGACCTGGTGGCGCGGCGGGACCCGGGGGCGCCGGTGCCGGTTCTCTTTTCCGTCGCGTCGTGGGATCCCGGCCGCGAAGCACTCCACGACTGGCTGGTCAGGCGCCTGATCGCCGACTATCCCGGGCTCGGCTCGCGGCCCGTCCGGGGGAACACCCTGGCCGGTGTGCTGGTCGGCGCCGGGCGCGTGACGCCCGTGCTGGACGGGCTCGACGAGCTGCCCACCGCCTCGCGCGGCGCGGCCGTCCACAGGATCAACGCGGCTCTGGATCACGGTGATCCGCTCGTGGTGACCTGCCGGGTCGAGGAGTACGCCGCGGCCGTCGCCGGGGCCGATGTGATCACCGCTGCCGCCGTGCTCGTCCTCCGGCGGCTCGGTGTCGGCGACCTCGCCGAATACCTGCCGCGCACCGCGCGCGCGGAGCCGGACGCCGGGGGGAAATGGGATCCGGTCATCGCCTTCCTCCGCCGGCAGGAAGACGCGCGGGCCGGGCACCTGCTGTCGGTTCTCGGCGTACCGTTGATGACCTCGCTGGCCAGGGCGGTCTACAGCGACACCGCCGCCGATCCGGCCGAGCTCATCCGCGACGAACGGTTCGTCGACCCGGCCGCCGTCGCCGACCACCTGATCGACCGGCTGATTCCGGTGGCCTACGACGAGATCCTCGCCCAGCAGGGGCCGCCGCGCTGGACTGCCGAACAGGCGACACGCTGGCTGGGGTTCCTCGCCGCCCACGACGAGGTGTTCGACGGCGACGGCATCGCGTGGTGGCGCCTGGACCGGGCCGTTCCGCGCGCGCTCATGGTCGTGGTCGGGGTAGTGGTCGGTGCAGCGTGCGCCGGGCTGCCGGTCGGCATGGTCGGCGGCGTGGCGGTGGGGCTGCCGGCCGGGGTGGCCGGCGGCGTGGCCAGCGGCCTGGTGAACCGGTCGCTGGCCCCGACACCGTCGACGATGAGGCTGCGGTGGCACGGTGCGCTCCGTGCGGCTCGCCGCCGGACGGAGCGCACGACCGTCCCGGTCGGGTGGCCGGTGGCCACCGCGCTCGTGGCGCTCGCGTTGTGGATCGCCGCCGGCCCGCTCGGCGCGCTGGTGGCGGGCGTCACCATCCTCGCCGCCTTCGGGCTGGACGCGTGGTTCGACGTGCCCGCCGAAGTGGGCCGGGCGGCCAGCCCGGACTGGCTGCTGCGTGCCGACCGGACGGCGGCGCTGTCCCGCGGCGCGGCCCGCGGCGGGGTCATCGGAATCGTGGTCGGAATGATCATGGGGCCGGAGACGGGTGCGGCATTCGGGCTGGCCGCGATTGTGGTGAGCGTGGCCTACACCGCCTGGGGAAGATTCATCGTGACGCGGATTTGGTGCACAGTTTCCGGCCGATTTCCCCTGCGGCTGATGGCGTTTCTGGACGACGCGCACAAGCGTGGCGTGCTACGCCGGTCCGGTGGGACGTACGAGTTCCGGCATGCCATACTTCGTGACTGGTTGCACACGAAGGAGAGGCGACAGCGGTGA
- a CDS encoding GNAT family protein — protein MANTGKNPGAGRRRQPRRRAAPSAGVPSGLREPVPSGDVSLRRGKGSRGRGAGQGGEYWHIEVGGQRVGSVYINVIDEQPLGEHASLQIQISKPWQGRGVGRTAYALAATASRHRTIYLHMRRSNIASARAAQHAGFREVALPGLRQCVMISRRDDSASC, from the coding sequence ATGGCCAACACGGGCAAGAACCCTGGTGCGGGACGTCGACGGCAGCCGCGGCGTCGCGCCGCACCGTCCGCCGGCGTCCCGTCCGGCCTTCGTGAACCGGTTCCGTCGGGCGATGTGTCATTGCGCAGGGGGAAGGGCAGTCGAGGACGAGGCGCCGGTCAGGGCGGCGAGTACTGGCACATCGAAGTCGGCGGACAACGTGTCGGTTCGGTGTACATCAACGTCATCGACGAACAGCCGCTGGGCGAGCACGCCAGTCTTCAAATCCAGATCAGCAAACCCTGGCAAGGCCGAGGCGTTGGTCGGACAGCCTACGCACTGGCAGCCACCGCGAGCCGACACCGGACGATTTACCTACACATGCGCCGCTCCAACATCGCCTCGGCTCGGGCAGCGCAGCACGCCGGTTTTCGTGAAGTTGCCCTTCCCGGACTTCGCCAGTGCGTCATGATTTCGCGAAGGGACGATTCTGCATCCTGCTGA
- the yhhB gene encoding cyclophane-forming radical SAM/SPASM peptide maturase YhhB — MSTDVPDTIAGAATFTTFLVKVAARCNLSCDYCYMYEHADQTWREQPHVISPEVAEQVAGRIGEYAREAALPEVLVVFHGGEPLLAGAARLTWFRKLIEDALPETTTAHFSLQTNGVLLDDERLTTLADGGIGVSISLDGPATVNDRHRNLAGGGSSHSAVMDAIRRLRTRPETFAGVIAVIDPDADPRELLEFFAEVDPPSLDLLLPDANYCTPPPGRDRDPQRYERWLVEAFDIWFDDYPTLPIRTFDAILAATAGAPSPTDAFGFGDVSLLCIETDGGYHDLDVLKITKPGQTNLEESVFTSTVSDVARSLKIREHRRLLSPAGVATECRSCPVVDVCGGGAVPHRYSADGFANPTVYCAEMLTLISHVRTRLHETLEAEAAHFDRRGESGRYDLAAFDKAATAVTVTDSLVCTWQSETAPQLARISEQLAADDRQPSSVRAAARSLTEVAPTELGRLSRQPSVSLWVRAYEAARRGQPLLGVDGEALRFDPTYVADVARLSSEPAREIRIHRPDPWLRSPFTAPIRFLTDDEATTGPSRVNAAMEWICRYDAVLAAEILNLSPEVQFVTDESAHPDKVVSFSDDVVPGCLFIGLGAHPGAVDVYDFADSIIHEHRHQKLYLLEREVDLIVPGQPFVPSPWREELRPPSGLLHAAWVFVELLGYWRFVETSSDVAATVRSRAANQVAVSTERLSRAWKTLDSVRTTPAGDELILALRERSAT, encoded by the coding sequence ATGTCGACAGACGTCCCGGACACCATCGCGGGAGCGGCCACCTTCACCACGTTCCTGGTAAAGGTGGCCGCTCGCTGCAATCTCAGCTGTGACTACTGCTACATGTATGAGCACGCCGACCAGACGTGGCGAGAGCAGCCGCACGTCATCTCCCCGGAGGTCGCCGAACAGGTGGCCGGCCGGATCGGTGAGTACGCGCGCGAGGCTGCGCTTCCCGAGGTGCTGGTCGTCTTTCACGGCGGCGAACCACTCCTGGCCGGCGCTGCTCGCCTGACCTGGTTTCGGAAGCTCATCGAGGATGCGTTGCCAGAGACCACGACCGCTCACTTCTCATTGCAGACAAACGGTGTGCTCCTGGACGACGAGCGGCTCACGACGCTCGCCGACGGCGGAATCGGGGTATCGATCTCCCTGGACGGTCCGGCCACGGTCAACGACCGGCACCGAAATTTGGCCGGCGGCGGTTCGAGCCACTCGGCTGTGATGGACGCGATCCGGCGGCTGCGGACGAGGCCGGAAACCTTCGCAGGCGTGATCGCCGTGATCGACCCCGACGCAGACCCGCGGGAACTGCTCGAGTTTTTCGCAGAGGTCGATCCGCCCTCACTCGATCTCCTGCTTCCCGATGCGAACTATTGCACACCTCCTCCAGGTCGAGACCGTGACCCGCAGCGGTACGAGCGATGGCTGGTCGAGGCTTTCGACATCTGGTTCGACGACTACCCGACCCTGCCGATCCGCACCTTCGACGCCATCCTCGCCGCGACAGCCGGTGCGCCCAGTCCGACGGACGCGTTCGGCTTCGGCGACGTGAGCCTGCTCTGCATCGAAACCGATGGCGGGTACCACGACCTTGACGTCCTGAAGATCACCAAGCCCGGCCAGACGAACCTCGAAGAGAGCGTCTTCACTAGCACTGTGTCCGACGTCGCCCGGTCTCTCAAGATCCGGGAACACCGCCGTCTGCTCAGTCCGGCGGGAGTCGCGACCGAATGCCGAAGCTGCCCGGTGGTCGACGTCTGTGGTGGCGGCGCCGTACCACACCGGTACTCGGCGGACGGTTTCGCCAACCCGACGGTGTACTGCGCGGAGATGCTCACGCTGATCTCCCACGTCCGGACCCGGCTGCACGAGACTCTAGAAGCCGAGGCTGCGCACTTCGACCGCCGGGGTGAGTCGGGGCGTTACGATTTGGCTGCTTTCGACAAGGCCGCGACCGCGGTCACGGTCACGGATTCGCTGGTCTGCACCTGGCAAAGCGAAACTGCCCCGCAGCTGGCCCGGATCTCGGAACAGCTCGCAGCCGACGACCGGCAGCCGAGTTCCGTCCGAGCCGCTGCCCGGTCGTTGACCGAAGTCGCGCCGACGGAGCTGGGACGCCTCTCCCGGCAACCGAGCGTGTCCCTGTGGGTGCGCGCATACGAGGCCGCGCGGCGCGGGCAACCTCTGCTCGGTGTGGACGGAGAAGCACTGCGCTTCGATCCCACCTACGTTGCGGACGTCGCTCGGCTCTCTTCGGAACCAGCCCGCGAAATTCGGATCCACCGACCCGACCCTTGGCTGCGTTCGCCCTTCACCGCCCCGATCCGGTTCCTGACAGACGACGAGGCGACGACCGGACCGAGTCGTGTCAACGCTGCGATGGAGTGGATTTGTCGCTACGACGCCGTGCTCGCGGCCGAGATTTTGAACCTGAGCCCCGAGGTCCAGTTCGTGACCGACGAGTCCGCTCACCCGGACAAGGTTGTCTCCTTCAGTGACGACGTGGTCCCCGGTTGCCTGTTCATCGGCCTGGGCGCGCATCCCGGTGCCGTGGACGTCTACGATTTCGCCGACAGCATCATCCACGAGCACCGGCACCAGAAGCTGTACCTGCTGGAACGCGAAGTCGACCTCATTGTCCCCGGCCAGCCGTTCGTTCCCTCACCCTGGCGGGAAGAACTCCGGCCGCCCAGCGGCCTGCTGCACGCGGCCTGGGTATTCGTCGAACTGCTCGGGTACTGGCGATTCGTCGAGACCTCCTCCGATGTGGCCGCCACCGTCCGGAGCCGGGCCGCCAACCAGGTAGCAGTGTCGACGGAGAGACTGAGCCGAGCATGGAAGACGTTGGACAGCGTCCGGACGACACCGGCCGGAGACGAGCTCATCCTGGCGCTGAGGGAGCGGTCCGCGACTTGA
- the yhhA gene encoding YhhA family cyclophane-containing RiPP (triceptide-type peptide natural product; maturases include a radical SAM/SPASM enzyme and a 2OG-Fe(II) oxygenase): protein MSPDFVLADLASESDPKAFRRRGLVRVTGPAPGGKENAAMTEPHEPVGETQDSVLLQRRRPIHPALARAHDQLTRTEPTEITSYDRMHHRHNRS, encoded by the coding sequence ATGTCACCCGATTTCGTGCTTGCCGATCTCGCGTCGGAAAGCGATCCTAAAGCGTTCCGACGACGAGGCCTGGTACGAGTGACCGGCCCGGCGCCGGGAGGAAAGGAGAACGCCGCCATGACGGAGCCGCACGAGCCGGTCGGCGAAACGCAGGATTCGGTGCTTCTGCAGAGGCGGCGCCCGATCCATCCTGCCCTGGCACGGGCTCACGATCAGTTGACCCGAACCGAGCCCACCGAGATCACCAGCTACGACCGGATGCATCACCGGCACAACCGCTCGTAG